Proteins co-encoded in one Nonlabens agnitus genomic window:
- a CDS encoding CAL67264 family membrane protein, which produces MNKNGVLGWATLIMIIIGVGLIALGAFRYREVAGYGFAAVGIGFFAIAWVFNALKGRV; this is translated from the coding sequence ATGAATAAGAACGGAGTTCTAGGATGGGCAACCCTAATCATGATCATTATAGGTGTTGGACTTATTGCACTGGGCGCTTTTAGATATAGAGAAGTGGCAGGATATGGTTTTGCCGCAGTAGGCATAGGATTTTTTGCGATCGCTTGGGTATTCAATGCATTGAAGGGTCGCGTTTAA
- a CDS encoding efflux RND transporter periplasmic adaptor subunit — protein sequence MKTYHIILSCLMTLALCCSCSEEQKEQRIPQLPVLKVEKRTVNDTTIFPANVEGVKNIEIRPKIQGFIEKIYVDEGAYVQKGDLLFELEAEPLQAEAQAARDAIGIARADRYNAQVDVDKLIPLVKDGIISDVELKKAQAGLEQANSRLKESENVYRSAQRMSNYKTIVSPVTGRINSLPYRLGSLVGPTDAMALTTVSQNDSVFVYFSMDEKDYVSFLKETKGTTLQEKIANFPEVVFELSNGNNYNQKGRIQTTTGTINSSTGSITFRAIFPNPDGVLLNGYSGLMKIPIAYNNVVVVPAESTYKQQTLTYLFKLANKDTIYNTLVDIEKRVGNVVIVNSGIKVGDTILAKGLGKVQDSSKIKPRLIALDSVLGNVKNTFRNE from the coding sequence ATGAAGACCTATCACATCATATTGTCCTGCCTGATGACATTGGCGCTTTGCTGCTCATGTTCTGAAGAGCAAAAAGAGCAAAGAATACCGCAGTTGCCCGTTCTGAAGGTAGAAAAGAGAACAGTAAATGACACCACAATATTTCCCGCTAATGTGGAAGGTGTCAAGAACATCGAGATAAGACCTAAAATTCAAGGATTTATTGAAAAAATTTATGTGGATGAAGGTGCGTACGTGCAAAAAGGCGACCTGCTGTTTGAACTGGAAGCAGAACCCTTGCAAGCCGAAGCTCAAGCTGCGCGTGATGCTATAGGCATTGCCCGTGCAGATCGATACAACGCACAAGTTGATGTGGATAAACTCATACCACTGGTAAAAGACGGCATCATCAGTGACGTGGAATTAAAGAAAGCACAAGCTGGCCTGGAACAGGCAAACTCAAGATTGAAGGAAAGTGAAAACGTGTATCGCAGTGCACAGCGCATGTCGAATTACAAGACCATCGTGAGTCCAGTGACCGGTCGCATCAATTCATTGCCTTATAGGTTAGGCTCTCTTGTGGGACCAACGGATGCCATGGCGTTAACCACCGTAAGCCAGAACGATAGTGTATTTGTTTACTTTTCCATGGATGAGAAAGATTATGTCTCATTTTTAAAGGAAACTAAGGGAACCACACTTCAAGAGAAAATAGCAAACTTTCCAGAAGTGGTTTTTGAATTATCCAACGGTAACAACTATAATCAAAAGGGAAGGATCCAAACCACAACGGGTACGATCAACAGTTCTACGGGAAGCATCACATTCAGAGCGATTTTTCCCAATCCAGATGGCGTACTGCTCAATGGATATAGTGGTTTGATGAAAATTCCGATTGCTTACAATAACGTTGTTGTGGTACCTGCAGAATCCACTTATAAACAACAAACGCTTACCTATCTTTTTAAGCTGGCCAATAAGGATACCATTTATAATACACTTGTCGATATAGAAAAGCGTGTTGGGAATGTGGTGATTGTCAATTCAGGTATTAAAGTAGGTGATACCATTCTAGCCAAAGGACTTGGAAAAGTGCAGGATAGTAGTAAGATCAAGCCTAGGCTTATTGCTTTGGATAGTGTTTTGGGAAATGTAAAAAACACCTTTAGGAATGAATAA
- a CDS encoding Bax inhibitor-1/YccA family protein, with protein METTEYKNTTTYQPLIEVTDHTRAAFYRKTYGHVALATLLFIVIETVLLRIDPLVDLMLSLTQGWKWLLVLGAFMFATNYAEKLAHTTHDKTKQYLALFLFVLAEAIIFVPLLYIAIYYLQGDYFAVINQAAIMTLALFTGLSAVVLITKKDFSFLRSILAIGFLIAVGAIVAGMIFGFNLGLFFSAGMIVLAAGTILYQTSQLVHKYSTDQYVGASLGLFASLMLLFWYILSIFMSND; from the coding sequence ATGGAAACTACCGAATATAAAAACACAACGACATATCAGCCTTTGATTGAGGTTACGGACCATACCCGAGCGGCATTTTACCGTAAGACCTATGGTCATGTGGCTCTTGCTACCTTACTGTTTATTGTTATTGAAACAGTATTGCTACGCATCGATCCGCTGGTAGATCTTATGTTGTCTCTTACCCAAGGATGGAAATGGTTACTGGTTTTAGGCGCTTTTATGTTTGCGACTAATTATGCTGAAAAACTGGCGCATACCACACACGACAAGACCAAGCAATATCTGGCGCTTTTCCTATTTGTACTGGCAGAGGCGATCATTTTTGTACCGCTGCTTTACATCGCGATTTACTATCTGCAAGGCGATTATTTTGCAGTCATCAATCAAGCTGCAATCATGACACTAGCTCTATTTACTGGATTGAGCGCCGTAGTATTGATTACCAAAAAAGACTTTTCATTCCTACGCAGTATTCTTGCCATAGGCTTTTTGATAGCCGTAGGTGCGATCGTTGCCGGGATGATTTTCGGTTTTAATCTAGGACTGTTCTTTAGTGCTGGAATGATTGTTTTAGCCGCTGGAACGATCTTATATCAAACTTCGCAACTAGTCCACAAATATTCTACAGATCAATATGTAGGTGCATCACTTGGGCTTTTTGCTTCATTAATGCTATTATTCTGGTACATCTTGAGCATCTTCATGTCAAACGACTAA
- a CDS encoding zinc-dependent peptidase: MPRLLIPSDTQQWLAPYGYALVGLILLAAIIHLILRYLQNRKDFLWYRQVVSWRRLSLSRKRTLQEFSFYKNLSPKYQKQFEHRVACFIAYKSFNHRYGKPVQDHQKVTIAIIAVMLTFGRRNYMMDNLETILIFDTPFESAANQALHKGEFNPRAKVLALSWPDVLAGIQVEDDNFHLALHEFTHVIHIESERSQHIDALRYHKYHHLLLMALKDREVRNRLELSQFFRDYAFTNQYEFMAVLTEYFFESPVAFQSEFPLLFQYIQTALLYKTDWLTGLE; encoded by the coding sequence TTGCCAAGACTGCTAATACCTAGTGACACGCAGCAGTGGTTGGCGCCATACGGGTATGCGCTTGTTGGGCTCATACTGCTTGCTGCGATCATTCATCTTATCTTGAGATACCTGCAAAATCGAAAGGATTTTCTATGGTATAGACAAGTGGTAAGCTGGAGAAGGTTATCGCTTTCGCGAAAGCGAACTCTTCAAGAATTCTCCTTTTATAAAAATCTCTCGCCTAAGTATCAAAAACAGTTTGAACATCGTGTTGCATGTTTCATAGCCTATAAAAGTTTTAACCATCGTTATGGGAAACCAGTGCAGGATCATCAAAAGGTCACGATAGCCATTATTGCGGTAATGCTCACCTTCGGTAGGCGTAATTATATGATGGATAATCTGGAGACCATTTTGATATTTGACACGCCTTTTGAAAGCGCTGCGAATCAAGCCTTACACAAAGGTGAGTTCAATCCCAGAGCAAAAGTGCTGGCCTTGTCTTGGCCTGATGTGCTGGCAGGAATACAGGTAGAAGACGATAATTTCCATCTAGCGCTGCACGAATTTACTCATGTGATTCATATTGAGAGCGAACGCTCGCAACACATAGATGCCTTGAGATATCATAAATACCATCATCTTTTACTGATGGCCTTAAAAGATCGAGAAGTACGGAATAGGTTGGAACTTTCTCAATTTTTCAGAGACTATGCGTTCACAAATCAGTACGAATTTATGGCAGTACTCACGGAGTATTTCTTTGAGTCACCGGTAGCTTTCCAGAGCGAATTCCCTTTACTGTTTCAGTATATTCAAACGGCGCTTTTGTACAAAACCGACTGGCTTACAGGATTGGAATGA
- the ettA gene encoding energy-dependent translational throttle protein EttA — MSDDKQVIFSMSGLSKTYQSTGKQVLKNIYLSFFYGAKIGILGLNGSGKSTLLKIIAGKEKNYQGDINFLPGYRVGYLEQEPELDESKTVMEIVKEGVAETVAILDEYNKINDDFGLEENYSDADKMEKLMNRQAELQDKIDAVNAWELDTKLEIAMDALRTPPGDASIKNLSGGEKRRVALCRLLLQEPEILLLDEPTNHLDAESVLWLEQHLAQYKGTVIAVTHDRYFLDNVAGWILELDRGEGIPWKGNYSSWLEQKSDRLAKEEKTESKRRKTLQRELDWVRQGAKGRQTKQKARLNNYDKLLNEDQKAKEEKLEIYIPNGPRLGTNVIEANGVSKAFGDKLLYEDLNFVLPQNGIVGIIGPNGAGKTTIFKMIMDEVEPDKGSFKVGETVKLAYVDQTHSNIDQDKSIWENFADGQDMVMMGGKMVNSRAYLSRFNFSGSEQNKKVSTLSGGERNRLHLAMTLKEEGNVLLLDEPTNDLDVNTLRALEEGLENFAGCAVIISHDRWFLDRVCTHIIAFEGDSQVYSFEGSFTEYEENKRKRLGDVTPKRIRYKKLIRD, encoded by the coding sequence ATGAGTGACGATAAACAAGTAATATTTTCAATGTCAGGTCTTTCAAAGACCTACCAAAGTACCGGTAAACAGGTGCTTAAAAACATCTACCTAAGCTTTTTCTACGGCGCCAAAATCGGGATTTTAGGTCTCAATGGTTCTGGTAAATCCACGCTGTTGAAGATCATCGCAGGGAAAGAAAAAAACTACCAAGGAGATATCAATTTCTTGCCAGGATACCGTGTAGGTTACCTGGAGCAGGAACCAGAACTGGACGAGTCCAAAACGGTTATGGAAATCGTCAAGGAAGGCGTCGCCGAAACGGTTGCGATTCTGGACGAATACAATAAGATCAACGACGATTTTGGACTGGAAGAGAACTATTCTGATGCAGACAAGATGGAGAAGTTGATGAACCGTCAGGCAGAATTGCAAGATAAGATTGATGCCGTTAATGCCTGGGAACTGGACACTAAACTTGAAATCGCGATGGATGCACTGCGCACGCCGCCAGGTGATGCGAGCATCAAAAATCTTTCTGGTGGTGAAAAGCGACGCGTGGCTTTATGTCGATTATTACTACAAGAACCCGAAATCCTATTGCTGGATGAGCCTACCAACCACCTGGATGCAGAATCTGTATTATGGTTGGAACAACACCTTGCTCAGTATAAGGGAACCGTTATCGCTGTAACTCACGATAGATATTTCCTTGATAATGTTGCAGGATGGATTCTAGAACTGGATCGTGGTGAAGGGATTCCATGGAAAGGAAACTATTCTAGCTGGTTGGAGCAAAAAAGTGACCGTCTTGCCAAAGAAGAAAAAACAGAGTCCAAGCGTCGCAAGACCCTACAACGTGAGTTGGATTGGGTACGTCAAGGAGCCAAAGGTCGCCAGACCAAGCAAAAGGCTCGTTTGAATAACTATGACAAGCTCTTAAACGAGGACCAAAAAGCCAAAGAAGAAAAGCTGGAAATCTATATACCCAATGGACCACGATTGGGAACTAATGTTATCGAGGCTAATGGCGTGAGTAAGGCATTTGGCGATAAACTATTATATGAAGACCTCAATTTTGTACTGCCACAAAACGGTATTGTTGGAATCATAGGTCCCAATGGTGCTGGTAAAACGACCATTTTCAAAATGATTATGGATGAGGTAGAACCAGACAAAGGTTCATTCAAAGTAGGTGAAACGGTCAAGCTAGCCTATGTAGATCAAACACACAGTAATATAGATCAGGATAAATCCATCTGGGAGAATTTTGCAGACGGGCAAGATATGGTGATGATGGGTGGCAAGATGGTAAACTCTAGGGCGTACTTGAGTCGTTTCAACTTTTCAGGTTCTGAGCAAAATAAGAAAGTGTCAACGCTTTCTGGTGGTGAGCGCAACAGGCTGCACCTTGCCATGACTCTTAAAGAAGAAGGAAACGTGCTGCTTCTCGATGAGCCTACCAATGATTTAGATGTGAATACCCTACGTGCACTAGAAGAAGGACTGGAAAACTTTGCTGGTTGTGCGGTGATCATATCTCACGATAGATGGTTCCTTGATAGGGTTTGTACACACATTATTGCGTTTGAAGGTGACTCTCAGGTCTATTCATTTGAAGGTAGCTTTACAGAATATGAAGAGAACAAGAGAAAGCGATTGGGTGATGTAACTCCTAAGAGAATTAGATATAAAAAGTTGATAAGAGATTAA
- a CDS encoding efflux RND transporter permease subunit: MNKFLKIFIDNPVLSTVISIVVVILGILGFNNLPVTQYPQIAPPTVEVTATFPGAGAQTILESVVVPLEQEINGVQGIDYITSTASNSGNATITIFFKQGTDPDIAAVNVQNRVARANPLLPAEVINSGIVTQKKQNSSLMYLSFRSTTDDFDEIFVQNYIDIKVVPVLQRIEGVAQVSSGSGKAYTMRIWIKPDKLAAYALQPSDVLAALNEQSVEAAPGTLGQNSGTAFEYTLQYQGRFSSIEEYENIVLKAIDNNQYLTLKQVADIELDAFSYTSISETNGERSVGLGIFQSPGSNAQKVIQDLEVELEQLAADFPKGMDYIIDYNINDFLEASIDNLINTFLIAFALVFVVVFVFLQDIRTTIIPAIAVPVSVVGTFFFLNLLGYSLNLLTLFALILAIGIVVDDAIVVTEAVKSKMENGEKSARKASIDAMKEISGAIIATTLVMAAVFIPVTFLTGPTGIFFGQFGVTLIISIVISSINALTLSPALSALILKPEDGEEENKSFLRRFFNGFNQKFDQLKDRYESVLNSLSSKLVITGIVLAVALGAIFFINNNIPKGFVPTEDKGVVFANVTLPDGASMDRTYQIMADFSEQAKNIEGIESISFSTGSNFFNGTGGSYALAYLPLEKWSERDADSLSINSIIKQLNGVAASFPDAQMTFFQPAQVPGYSGSGGFSFNVLSESDASLDDLNQETKKLTARLNQRPEIAMTRATFSNEFPQYQIELDLPKIKAAGIDANTILGSLQGYIGGIYASNFSKFGKQYKVYVQALPEYRRTKEDFKKIFVRNDKGEMAPITEFFTLKEINGAQSINRFNLFNAIGVNGSIQEGYSTGDAIATIKEEAQSLKRGYKLGFNGLTREEIEAEGQLQVILVLSLVFMYFFLAVQYKSYIIPLAVILSLPLGVLGSYLFTYLFGLENNIYFRIALIMLVGLLAKNAILIVEFGQQKRRDGESIKDAAIQAAKERLRPVLMTSIAFIAGMVPLIIASGVGAKGNRSIGTGAAGGLFVGTLLLIIFVPMLFIVFQNLHEKVVGKLFTEEDEDDS; this comes from the coding sequence ATGAATAAATTCCTCAAAATATTTATCGATAATCCAGTTTTATCTACCGTGATTTCTATTGTGGTGGTGATTTTGGGAATACTTGGCTTTAATAATCTGCCGGTGACCCAATATCCGCAGATCGCGCCACCAACGGTCGAGGTAACGGCAACATTTCCAGGTGCAGGTGCACAGACCATTCTGGAAAGCGTTGTAGTGCCACTCGAGCAGGAAATCAATGGTGTACAAGGCATTGATTATATCACCTCGACGGCGAGTAATAGTGGTAATGCCACCATTACCATTTTCTTCAAACAAGGAACCGATCCTGATATTGCTGCGGTAAATGTTCAAAATCGTGTGGCACGGGCAAATCCATTACTTCCTGCAGAGGTCATTAACAGCGGTATTGTCACTCAAAAGAAGCAGAATAGCTCGTTGATGTATTTATCCTTTAGAAGCACAACAGATGATTTTGACGAGATTTTTGTGCAGAATTATATTGATATCAAAGTGGTTCCAGTTCTTCAAAGAATTGAAGGAGTAGCACAGGTCTCATCAGGCAGTGGTAAGGCATACACCATGCGCATCTGGATCAAACCAGATAAACTCGCGGCCTATGCCTTGCAACCATCTGACGTTCTCGCGGCATTGAACGAGCAAAGCGTGGAAGCGGCACCAGGAACTTTGGGACAAAATTCAGGTACTGCATTCGAATATACGCTGCAGTATCAAGGCCGATTCAGTTCGATCGAAGAGTACGAAAATATTGTGCTGAAAGCCATCGACAATAATCAGTATTTGACACTTAAGCAAGTGGCAGATATTGAGCTGGATGCCTTTAGCTATACTTCCATTTCAGAAACTAACGGTGAACGATCTGTAGGTTTAGGGATTTTTCAATCGCCTGGATCCAATGCACAAAAGGTGATTCAAGACCTTGAAGTAGAACTAGAGCAACTAGCGGCAGACTTCCCGAAAGGAATGGACTACATCATTGATTACAATATCAATGATTTTTTAGAAGCGTCCATTGATAATTTGATCAATACTTTTTTGATTGCATTTGCACTGGTTTTTGTCGTTGTTTTTGTTTTTCTACAAGATATACGTACGACTATTATTCCAGCTATTGCGGTACCTGTATCTGTAGTTGGAACGTTTTTCTTCTTGAATTTGTTGGGCTATTCCTTGAACCTCTTGACATTATTCGCGCTGATTCTTGCCATAGGAATCGTTGTTGACGACGCCATTGTCGTTACAGAAGCTGTCAAGTCCAAAATGGAAAACGGTGAAAAAAGCGCTAGAAAGGCCAGTATAGATGCGATGAAGGAAATATCAGGAGCAATCATCGCGACGACCCTTGTGATGGCAGCAGTGTTTATTCCGGTAACTTTTTTGACAGGTCCAACTGGGATCTTTTTTGGGCAATTTGGAGTCACGTTGATTATTTCTATTGTAATATCTTCTATAAACGCACTCACGTTAAGTCCAGCATTAAGTGCTTTAATCCTAAAACCTGAAGACGGCGAAGAAGAAAACAAAAGCTTTTTAAGGCGATTTTTTAATGGCTTTAATCAGAAGTTTGACCAGCTCAAGGATCGTTACGAGAGCGTTTTAAATAGTTTGAGCAGTAAACTTGTAATTACGGGTATTGTGCTTGCCGTTGCCTTGGGAGCTATCTTTTTTATCAATAATAACATTCCTAAAGGTTTTGTGCCAACTGAAGATAAAGGAGTGGTATTTGCAAACGTGACTTTACCAGATGGAGCTTCCATGGATCGTACCTATCAGATCATGGCAGATTTTAGTGAGCAAGCTAAAAACATCGAAGGCATTGAGTCAATATCGTTTTCTACAGGATCCAATTTTTTTAATGGTACTGGAGGTTCTTATGCATTGGCCTATCTACCCTTAGAGAAATGGAGTGAAAGAGATGCGGACTCCTTATCCATCAATTCGATTATTAAACAGCTCAATGGGGTTGCCGCTTCATTTCCAGATGCGCAAATGACCTTTTTCCAGCCAGCGCAGGTGCCTGGTTATAGTGGTTCTGGAGGTTTTTCGTTCAATGTTTTAAGTGAAAGCGACGCATCCTTGGACGATCTTAATCAAGAAACAAAAAAACTTACTGCACGCCTTAATCAACGACCCGAGATTGCCATGACGAGAGCCACGTTTAGCAATGAGTTTCCTCAATATCAAATTGAATTGGACTTACCTAAAATCAAAGCCGCAGGAATTGATGCAAATACGATATTAGGATCTTTACAAGGTTATATTGGTGGAATATATGCCTCAAACTTTAGCAAGTTTGGAAAGCAGTATAAGGTTTACGTACAGGCCTTACCAGAGTACCGTAGAACCAAAGAGGATTTTAAAAAGATTTTTGTTCGCAATGATAAAGGAGAAATGGCGCCCATAACAGAGTTTTTCACTCTAAAAGAGATCAACGGTGCTCAGTCCATAAATAGATTCAATCTGTTTAATGCCATTGGTGTTAATGGATCCATTCAGGAAGGTTACAGTACCGGTGATGCAATTGCTACCATCAAAGAAGAAGCCCAGAGTTTGAAACGCGGCTATAAATTAGGTTTCAATGGTTTGACTAGAGAAGAGATCGAGGCAGAAGGTCAATTACAAGTGATTCTTGTACTTAGCTTGGTTTTTATGTACTTTTTCTTGGCTGTTCAATACAAAAGCTACATCATCCCATTGGCGGTAATTCTTTCTTTGCCGCTAGGTGTCCTAGGTTCTTACCTATTTACGTACCTATTCGGATTAGAAAACAACATTTATTTCAGGATCGCCTTGATCATGCTTGTCGGTTTGCTGGCAAAAAATGCGATTCTGATAGTAGAGTTTGGTCAACAAAAACGTAGAGATGGAGAATCCATAAAAGATGCTGCGATCCAAGCAGCTAAGGAACGATTAAGGCCAGTCTTGATGACCTCGATCGCTTTTATTGCAGGTATGGTTCCTTTAATTATCGCCTCTGGAGTAGGCGCTAAAGGTAACCGTTCCATAGGAACCGGTGCCGCAGGAGGCTTATTTGTGGGTACACTATTATTGATCATATTCGTGCCTATGCTCTTCATTGTATTTCAGAATTTGCATGAAAAGGTGGTGGGGAAATTATTTACAGAAGAAGACGAAGATGATTCATAG
- a CDS encoding THUMP domain-containing class I SAM-dependent RNA methyltransferase encodes MSQNFKMIAKTLFGLEEVLETELRNLGAMDIEKGVRMVSFSGDQGFMYKANMMLRTAIRILKPIHSFRARTEVDLYDGIYQMDWSKYLTPHDTLAVNATVSSQYFNHSQYVALKTKDAIVDQLREKHGRRPDVDTKHPDLRISVHINDQTVDVSLDTSGDPLYKRGYRDQTNVAPINEVLAAGIILLSNWDQRSTFIDPMCGSGTIAIEAAMIGANIAPNINRKEFGFEKWPDYDNQLFENIQASCLKKMRGFDGKIIARDADGYTVEKAIENVKNANLQDFVSVEKGDFFRDSQSAQAFLLFNPPYDERLEIDMEAFYKEIGDTLKSRYAGSTAWMITGNLEALKHVGLKASRRIKLFNGKLEARLVKYEMYRGSKKASKQDQ; translated from the coding sequence ATGTCGCAAAATTTTAAGATGATTGCCAAAACCCTTTTTGGCCTTGAAGAAGTCCTGGAAACCGAACTTAGAAACCTAGGTGCGATGGATATCGAGAAAGGTGTGAGAATGGTGAGTTTTTCAGGCGATCAAGGTTTTATGTATAAAGCCAATATGATGCTGCGCACGGCCATCAGGATTCTTAAACCTATTCATAGTTTTAGAGCGCGAACTGAGGTAGACCTTTATGATGGCATCTATCAAATGGACTGGTCAAAATACTTGACGCCGCACGATACGCTGGCGGTAAACGCCACGGTTTCTTCTCAGTACTTTAACCACAGTCAATATGTTGCTCTAAAAACCAAAGACGCGATTGTTGATCAATTGCGTGAGAAACACGGTCGGCGTCCAGATGTGGATACCAAGCATCCCGACTTGCGCATCTCTGTCCATATCAACGATCAAACGGTTGATGTATCGCTAGATACGAGTGGAGATCCTTTATATAAAAGAGGTTATCGCGATCAGACTAATGTGGCGCCGATCAATGAGGTGCTCGCTGCTGGAATAATTCTGCTTAGTAATTGGGACCAGCGCTCGACTTTTATTGATCCCATGTGTGGTAGCGGAACGATAGCTATAGAAGCGGCAATGATAGGTGCTAACATTGCACCTAATATCAATAGAAAGGAATTTGGTTTTGAGAAATGGCCAGATTATGACAATCAATTGTTTGAAAATATTCAAGCCAGCTGTTTGAAGAAGATGCGTGGCTTTGACGGTAAAATCATCGCTCGCGATGCTGATGGCTACACGGTAGAAAAGGCCATAGAAAATGTCAAGAATGCTAACCTTCAAGACTTTGTTAGCGTCGAGAAAGGAGACTTTTTTAGGGATTCACAAAGCGCTCAGGCTTTTTTATTGTTCAATCCACCATATGATGAGCGATTAGAGATTGATATGGAGGCCTTCTATAAAGAAATAGGCGATACCTTGAAAAGCAGGTATGCGGGCAGCACGGCATGGATGATCACCGGAAATCTGGAAGCCTTGAAGCATGTAGGCTTGAAAGCATCCCGCAGGATCAAGCTTTTTAATGGTAAATTGGAAGCGCGACTGGTTAAATATGAAATGTATCGCGGTTCAAAAAAAGCCAGTAAACAGGATCAATAG
- a CDS encoding efflux transporter outer membrane subunit has product MKKILLLILIAFLTHSCLVTKNYQEPELDVPTVYRDFKEIDSTSMAMVPYECFFNDPLLLDYIDEALTNNYDMRLALQNVYRSQALYRQGRAGYVPTLNVDASVNSSDFSDNSFQGQQARQGNQSSDGNVPSRIEQYDLTGTLDWEIDLWGGITSNKRATAAAYLQSEAGQRLVKTSIISNVASQYYLLMALDEQLEIAQQAVEARKGSFDITEKLKKAGLEREVAVQQSGSQLKIAELLALDLELQIKLAENAFSVLLGKNPQEVSRGKIDSTFLDREIEIGLPSQLLRNRPDVVQAEFNLINAFELENVARADFYPQLNIGASAGFRSVNASDWISSASLFNTLVAGLAQPILNNRRIKTNFEVAQINQQTASLEFKQTLLTAYQEVNDAWFTQNSLTEQYKVRQEQVEFLDNATDYSFRLYQSGLSSYLEVLIADSNKLNAQIELVNLKLNQLNATVELYRALGGGWNKKIEPASTMLSNEEKKND; this is encoded by the coding sequence TTGAAAAAGATTCTACTACTCATACTCATTGCTTTTTTAACGCATTCTTGTCTGGTGACTAAAAATTACCAAGAACCAGAACTGGACGTCCCAACCGTTTATAGGGACTTTAAGGAAATCGATTCTACCTCAATGGCTATGGTGCCTTATGAGTGTTTTTTCAATGACCCATTACTACTAGACTACATTGATGAAGCACTTACTAACAATTATGATATGCGTCTGGCACTTCAAAATGTGTATCGATCGCAGGCATTATATCGGCAAGGAAGAGCTGGTTACGTACCTACTTTGAATGTGGACGCGTCGGTCAATTCATCAGATTTTAGTGATAATAGTTTTCAGGGACAGCAAGCTCGTCAAGGAAACCAGTCCAGCGATGGCAATGTTCCTTCACGCATTGAACAGTATGACCTTACTGGGACACTGGATTGGGAAATTGATCTTTGGGGTGGCATTACCAGCAACAAAAGAGCAACAGCTGCAGCTTATTTACAGAGCGAGGCTGGACAACGACTGGTCAAGACTTCTATCATTTCAAATGTGGCCTCGCAATATTACTTGCTCATGGCACTTGACGAGCAGTTGGAAATTGCCCAGCAGGCTGTGGAAGCCAGAAAAGGAAGTTTTGACATCACAGAAAAACTTAAAAAAGCTGGTCTGGAACGTGAAGTGGCCGTGCAACAATCTGGTTCGCAATTGAAGATTGCAGAATTGCTCGCACTGGATCTGGAGTTGCAAATCAAGCTTGCCGAAAATGCTTTCAGCGTCCTATTAGGGAAAAACCCGCAAGAGGTTTCTCGTGGAAAGATCGATAGTACCTTTCTGGATAGAGAAATTGAGATAGGATTGCCGTCGCAATTATTGAGAAACCGACCCGATGTGGTGCAGGCAGAATTCAACTTAATTAATGCCTTTGAGCTGGAAAATGTGGCGCGAGCAGATTTTTATCCGCAATTAAATATTGGAGCTTCTGCTGGATTTAGAAGTGTGAATGCCAGCGACTGGATAAGTAGCGCTTCATTGTTTAATACACTTGTCGCCGGTCTGGCACAGCCCATTTTGAACAACCGAAGAATCAAGACCAATTTTGAGGTAGCTCAAATCAATCAACAAACCGCATCACTGGAGTTCAAACAGACCTTGTTGACAGCCTATCAAGAGGTTAATGATGCGTGGTTTACCCAAAACTCGCTTACAGAACAATACAAGGTGCGACAGGAGCAAGTGGAATTTCTCGACAATGCGACAGACTATTCCTTCCGGCTTTATCAAAGCGGTCTTTCCAGTTATCTAGAGGTGCTCATCGCAGATTCCAACAAATTGAATGCCCAGATTGAATTGGTAAACCTAAAACTCAATCAGCTTAACGCAACCGTAGAGTTGTACCGTGCTTTGGGTGGCGGCTGGAATAAGAAGATTGAACCTGCAAGTACCATGTTGTCTAATGAAGAGAAGAAGAATGATTGA